The Dreissena polymorpha isolate Duluth1 chromosome 2, UMN_Dpol_1.0, whole genome shotgun sequence nucleotide sequence ctagcaaagtttataatgtcttatttatttgccgactgcattagaatgtcaaatttatttaacgttggccacctttgaaaaatggttttaaatgttcctttctaatttgtctatatagaggataaacaagtacaaagttatactcttttttataacgtgtccgttgcaaaacttacattttctattttcgcgtagtatcttattataacgactgtgttttgctttcgggcgatcgcttaatatgttgagattaagctgttcgtgtggacgaccacaaagacgaatccaacgtttgaatttttcaagattagtacccggttgagggaacggaaaaaacgtacttccatcttttaaccgttctggataccttgtgtctgaataacaagtgccataacagcacctttcaaccattttctttgtttaaaacacagaattacgtataaacttatgtgtcggacaacggcgagtttgacggacaaaatggcggatagtaacgggcctaatctatgctgtaatctgattggttaataagcctgtcaatcaatcggctgtcgtaAGGTCAATTAACATGCACGTCAAAGCGTTAAATATACTCTCGTACTATGATTTCACTCGTACTAGCTTACCAAGGAATCTTAATAAAGTAAAcaaattttgtttgatttaaaacTGCTCACTGCAAAAAAAAAGCTTCAGATTGAGGATGATCATTTAACGACTGTAACTCGATATAGTACATAGTGAAGATTGTTTAAGCGTGGTTTTCCCACATGAATCGTGATACTAGTATTACTGAATATGATACGATATGAGACATCTTAAGATATCATAATTATACAAACAGTTTAGCTTGGCTTGACTACAGGTACATTTTCGTAAACACCAATGTCCGTGTTAGAACTTAAACGCTGTTCATATAGTATAAGGTTCAGAGATCCAAGATAAAATAGTTGTCCAAAGAATTGCATGAAACTTCGAACATGGGATTGAGAATGTGAAGTGGTACGAGTATATGagtctcggtctgggaaaacagggcatattgcatgtgcgtagtgtcgtcccaggttagcctgtgtagtccattaagcacagttttcccagaatgcggcgCATATGAATTGAAAGATCTCAAGCAAATGGCAGGGTGCTGTACCCTATTGAAAGATCTCAAGCAAATGGCAGGGTGCTGAACCCTATTGAAAGATCTCAAGCAAATGGCAGGGTGCTGTACCCTATTAAAAGATCTCAAGCAAATGTCAGGGTGCTGTACCATATTGAAAGATCTCAAGCAAATGGCAGGGTGTTGTACCCTATTGAAAGATCTCAAGCAAATGGCAGGGTGCTGTACCCTATTGAAAGATCTCAAGCAAATGGCAGGGTGCTGTACCCTATTGAAAGATCTCAAGCAAATGGCAGGGTGCTGTACCCTATTGAAAGATCTCAAGCAAATGGCAGGGTGCTGTACCCTATTGAAAGATCTCAAGCAAATGGCAGGTTCTGTACCCTATTGAAAGATCTCAAGCAAATGGCAGGGTGCTGTACCCTATTGAAAGATCTCAAGCAAATGGCAGGGTGCTGTACCCTATTGAAAGATCTCAAGCAAATGACAGGGCGCTGTACCCTATTGAAAGATCTCAAGCAAATGGCAGGGTGCTGTACCCTATTGAAAGATCTCAAGCAAATGACAGGGCGCTGTACCCTATTGAAAGATCTCAAGCAAATGACAGGGCGCTGTACCCTATTGAAAGATCTCAAGCAAATGGCAGGGTGCTGTACCCTATTGAAAGATCTCAAGCAAATGACAGGGCGCTGTACCCTATTGAAAGATCTCAAGCAAATGACAGGGCGCTGTACCCTATTGAAAGATCTCAAGCAAATGACAGGGCGCTGTACCCTACACATATTTGCTCTCCTTCTGCTGCCCCATCCGGGCATAGAAAGAATATGatgcaaatatttaataaaaagggCTTATAAGAGTGGCCCGGCAGTCCACTGTGTTCTTTTTTAGTAGCATCGTGTGATTTTTGTTATCAAAGATGATTCCCAGTATGATAACTAAATACTTGCTCTGTTTGGATATACGAAGGTCCAAATTATCGCATTATCGTTGCTTATAGGCCAATGAGCACTTCTCGGTTTGAGGACGATTTGCATACAAGATTCGTTATTTATATGCGTCACAACTTCGGTCCGATGCTttttacacaaacaacaacaaatcgACACTTATATATTTCTTACTTATTTAACTCACTACCAAAGTCGCCCCAACGCATTAATACATGCAGTTATCTTGCGAGTTTCTATATAACGAAAGACTGATTTCTTAAGTACACTCATTTTTTCTCTTCCGAACATAAAACGAATGATACCATGCAGTTCCTTGGACAAATATTGTGAGAGAGTGCGAGATACAATAGCAAACTGTGTAAGAAAGTGAGCACTAATAAGAAAGAACGTGTGACTAATAACTGAAACGACACCAtcttacaatattaaataatggaaagtaaaaaaaacaacagtaataagaattaataaaaacacaaagcAATTACAcacaaatggttaaaataaaatacatagcgCCCATTTTGTATTCATCAAAAGACGTATTCTGAAGACGTCTCTATGCATGAAATACATTGCCTAGAAATAACATTGAACGACTTTAAAATTGGTATAAAATTGCAAAGAACCAAAGCAATAACAAAGTAgcaaaaattgaatttaaatatagAATGGATTAGATAATATATTAGATAATTTGGCTAAGACAATTAAAAGAGAAACGCTAATGAGATAATGTGAATACTTACTTAGTTCATCTTTCTGGTAGCGCCACTTGTCCGGATCCTGATACCGGAACAAATGCACCTGGTCGTTGAAAGCGGTCTTGGTAGTGCTGATGGTCTGATCGGTCGAATAGCCGGGAACCACATTCATTCTTAGCGCATTCCCAAGCATGTCATAGTCGGGATTTGCTTCCCGGCTAAACTTTTGGACAATAAAGGGGTGACTTTTACGCTCAATCGTCTCTTTGGCGCGTTTCTGTTCCTCTATCGTATGGTCTACGACGGCTTTATCGGACAACAGATTGTCACACACCTTGGAGCCGAACTTGTGTTTAATATTTGGTGGAACAACAAGGGGGGCTAACTCGGCAGGTTTTCTGCTCAACTGGGCGCTAACTTGCCCGATGCGTGGAGGGGACCTGGCGAGCGCACCCCGCATATCGCCCTTCCCGTAACCCTGGTTGCGCATCTGAATCTCAGTGCGCTCTCTCCGCGGAAAAtccatccccggtctgagcacGTCGCCGATCAGACTGTATTTGTGAACGGGCGCCTTGTGGCCGTACTTATCGCGGTTAAAACTCTGATTATTGTTCAGTCCGAGCGTGTTGATCTCGTTAGATGCGTATAGGTCGTCTTTAGTGAACCACGTGGGTCGAGAGACTCCAGGTTCGCGCGGACTAGGGGCTGACGCCGGGAACCGGTCTGGGCCGTAAAGCACCTCTATTTCGCGGCGTCTCAAGTCCTCGGAATGTCCCAGAACACGAGCGCGTTGATTCTGGAACTCGCGACGAGATCGTTCCAAAACTGCAGCACCTAAAATATTAACGCAACGAAACGTAAAAGTATTTATGTGATGCGTTGCCAATATCATCCTAATAGTTGATGGCAATATTGTAAAGTAACTTAACCAAAGCGCAATGTCTTGTTAAAACACACCAATTTAAGATGAAATTATAGCATAATAAATGTGCAAATAATTAATTAGTTAGTTTTATTATACGTGAAGTGAGAAGGATAATAATTCCAAACAAAGTTATTCATAATCATATGTTTGTAGTTATGCGAGAACATTGTAGAACATTACTATTATCATATAATTTTATATTCTTGCAGATTAAATGAGTGCAAGTTACTTAAACGAACACACAGTGTATATcaattatataaatatcaataatacatttatttgtataacaattatataaatatcaataatGCATTTATTATGTCCAACTTCACATGGTTATTATATACATAATGAGAACTGAAACACTAGACACCGTCAGAAATTTTAGatcgattttttttctatttaccagtaatctttaaataataacgtcCACGAATTATTcttcaaacaaaacataatcgTTCGCGCTGTATTAATCTCTACATACTCCAATAACCTCTTGGTTAAATTCAACTGATACGGGCACAGGTCGATATACCGTACTTATTAATCGATACGTTTACTTCGCGCGAACAATAAACTGCGAGGTATTGACAGCGCTTGAAATTTTATGTCAGTAACAAATACATAGACATTCTTATTTACCGTCTGCGTGGTACAATGCTACAGTCAATCTCGTGTTTAGCGAACCCAAAAAACTCAGAAACAGATTCATAAAAATGTGATATATTTATTTCGATTAATCTATTTACCGATTTGATATGCTATTTGCATTAAGACTTACCGGTATATATTTACCGATTTCATACGCTCTTTGCATTACTACATATATCGTGACATATTTGATATACtctttgcattattttttatgtctCTACCGTCATTGATATGCACTTTGAATTACGAACTACCGGTATATATTTACCGATTACATATGCTCTAAGCGTTATGACTTACAATATCACTGATTGGACATGCTCTTTGCATAACGACTTATATATTTACCGATTTTATAATATCTTAAC carries:
- the LOC127868439 gene encoding uncharacterized protein LOC127868439 isoform X1 gives rise to the protein MAAVAVGGKAVCLDSYRAKRTEAMPKTTLFGSSLERPDENTARSVREMDLSTVTVPRTPGGKGAGQKFTLPEELKRQLPGAAVLERSRREFQNQRARVLGHSEDLRRREIEVLYGPDRFPASAPSPREPGVSRPTWFTKDDLYASNEINTLGLNNNQSFNRDKYGHKAPVHKYSLIGDVLRPGMDFPRRERTEIQMRNQGYGKGDMRGALARSPPRIGQVSAQLSRKPAELAPLVVPPNIKHKFGSKVCDNLLSDKAVVDHTIEEQKRAKETIERKSHPFIVQKFSREANPDYDMLGNALRMNVVPGYSTDQTISTTKTAFNDQVHLFRYQDPDKWRYQKDELSKWREARFMQILLAKGWDTILSDAPTFKRDWAKPEPRTKTAPTTIENQNRKPVQHGRRKAPPKTAPSEEKKKDVGFEDVVFETPPETPPPEQVKLSNADRKDSEFWKFYDKGAT
- the LOC127868439 gene encoding uncharacterized protein LOC127868439 isoform X2, giving the protein MAAVAVGGKAVCLDSYRAKRTEAMPKTTLFGSSLERPDENTARSVREMDLSTVTVPRTPGGKGAGQKFTLPEELKRQLPGAAVLERSRREFQNQRARVLGHSEDLRRREIEVLYGPDRFPASAPSPREPGVSRPTWFTKDDLYASNEINTLGLNNNQSFNRDKYGHKAPVHKYSLIGDVLRPGMDFPRRERTEIQMRNQGYGKGDMRGALARSPPRIGQVSAQLSRKPAELAPLVVPPNIKHKFGSKVCDNLLSDKAVVDHTIEEQKRAKETIERKSHPFIVQKFSREANPDYDMLGNALRMNVVPGYSTDQTISTTKTAFNDQVHLFRYQDPDKWRYQKDELSKWAEHNVLRQRMTKAWEAYFVETLQKKAQKQ